One Acutalibacter muris DNA window includes the following coding sequences:
- a CDS encoding ParA family protein, whose protein sequence is MSKVIAICNQKGGVGKTVTTVNLGIGLARQGKRVLLVDVDAQGSLTASLGYQHPDQLEETLSTVLGKVIEDKPLLPGEGIIHHEEGVDLLPANIDLAAMEVTLVNIMSRETILREYLNTVRDQYDIILLDCCPSLGMLTINALSAADTLIIPMMAHYLSLKGMEQLMRTIGKVKRQINPNLTISGILVTMADMRTTYSQEIVELLRNSYGSQLKIFDAIIPRSIRAAETSAEGKSIFLHDPSGKVSAAYEALTLEVAS, encoded by the coding sequence ATGAGCAAGGTAATCGCAATCTGCAACCAAAAAGGCGGGGTCGGCAAGACCGTCACCACCGTAAACTTAGGCATCGGCCTAGCCCGCCAGGGTAAACGTGTCCTGCTGGTGGACGTAGACGCACAAGGCTCTTTGACCGCCAGCCTGGGCTACCAGCACCCGGACCAGTTAGAGGAAACCCTCTCCACCGTGCTGGGCAAGGTCATAGAGGACAAGCCCCTTCTCCCCGGCGAGGGAATCATCCATCATGAGGAAGGTGTAGACCTCCTCCCCGCCAACATCGACCTAGCGGCAATGGAGGTCACGCTGGTGAACATCATGAGCCGGGAAACCATCCTCCGTGAATACCTAAACACTGTCCGCGACCAGTACGACATCATTCTCCTGGACTGCTGCCCCTCGCTGGGTATGCTTACCATCAACGCCCTATCAGCCGCCGACACGCTTATTATCCCAATGATGGCCCATTACCTCTCGCTGAAAGGTATGGAGCAGCTCATGAGGACCATCGGCAAAGTAAAGAGGCAAATCAACCCAAACTTGACCATCAGCGGTATTCTCGTCACAATGGCCGATATGCGGACCACCTACTCGCAGGAAATCGTGGAACTGCTGAGAAATTCCTATGGCAGTCAACTCAAAATTTTCGACGCCATCATTCCCCGCTCCATCCGTGCGGCAGAGACCAGCGCCGAGGGCAAGAGCATATTTCTTCATGACCCCTCTGGAAAAGTCTCTGCGGCATATGAGGCCCTGACCTTAGAGGTAGCGTCATGA